A genomic stretch from Falco cherrug isolate bFalChe1 chromosome 3, bFalChe1.pri, whole genome shotgun sequence includes:
- the TMEM35B gene encoding transmembrane protein 35B — protein MAAAFRALRVLLGLFFLLAGAGKLSALLSADLHRYMQSQFVRYAEVFPLKELGLTPEPGWYLEVVGWVEAVAGLLLAFGPQLLQEISNFILSVIMIGAIYTLLVLREPLAMCAPATLCLGLLLLLNIRGHAAPAKPKFE, from the exons ATGGCGGCGGCGTTCCGAGCGCTGCGCGTCCTGCTGGGGCTGTTCTTCCTGCTGGCGGGCGCCGGGAAGCTCTCGGCCCTGCTCTCGGCCGACCTGCACCGCTACATG CAGTCGCAGTTCGTGCGGTACGCCGAGGTGTTCCCCCTGAAGGAGCTGGGGCTCACGCCGGAGCCGGGCTGGTACCTGgaggtggtgggctgggtggagGCGGTGGCCGGGCTGCTGCTGGCGTTCGggccccagctcctgcaggagatCAGCAACTTCATCCTCAGCGTCATCATGATCG GTGCCATCTACACACTGCTGGTGCTGCGGGAGCCCCTGGCCATGTGTGCCCCCGCCACCCTCTGCCTCggtctcctcctgctgctcaaCATCCGCGGGCACGCGGCCCCCGCCAAGCCCAAGTTCGAGTGA